The following are encoded together in the Hemicordylus capensis ecotype Gifberg chromosome 4, rHemCap1.1.pri, whole genome shotgun sequence genome:
- the LOC128322472 gene encoding uncharacterized protein LOC128322472: MAHLRLRGVHIFAYLDDLLVKSSSPEAAAVDLAVTLSTLEQHGFLINKKKSYLMPTHRIQHLGVVIDTLQALLFLPRERMQTLISEACLAFQLWESPVLSLARLLGLMVSTLEAVPWARFHLRELQWFLPDVPIFHFQKKEHDGPYAVQGQVIASVVEFPTELVQKEEILRVPENDRDDGRQQQRLGSSLSPILGPRAMESGRKETLNKLAGAESHQASTLKSPLSSVRPGCPDKDGQYNSKGPRQQAGQYEVQVPVSGIDPSDELSRTPSEIHHSPPCERGPQLSCRLAQQRGSTPRRMGIEHSSFQTTDTQVGVPSGRSVCSTSQRKAKQVHHQVPLPDGGGDRCPVLPMAKGRTVCLSSNTTSNARVKENKRTKDRGHPSGSLLARKTVVCRAGFSNHGQAVASTSRARPAAPGTSASPEPSMVSASRMETERRLLNAQGLTQKVATTILASRRPSTNRIYQYT; encoded by the coding sequence ATGGCCCACCTGAGACTACGAGGGGTCCACATTTTTGCGTATTTAGATGATCTTCTCGTGAAATCAAgctctccagaagcagcagcagtcgaCCTAGCAGTGACTCTATCCACTCTGGAACAACACGGGTTCCtcataaacaaaaagaaaagctaCCTGATGCCCACTCACAGGATTCAACATCTGGGAGTGGTCATAGATACCTTGCAAGCGCTCCTTTTTCTACCAAGGGAAAGAATGCAAACGCTCATATCAGAAGCATGTTTGGCCTTCCAGTTATGGGAGAGCCCAGTACTATCCCTGGCAAGGCTACTGGGGCTAATGGTCTCCACGCTGGAGGCAGTTCCTTGGGCGAGGTTCCACCTCAGGGAGTTGCAGTGGTTCCTCCCTGACGTTCCAATCTTTCATTTCCAGAAGAAAGAACATGATGGTCCATATGCCGTCCAGGGTCAGGTTATCGCTTCGGTGGTGGAGTTCCCCACAGAACTTGTCCAGAAGGAAGAGATTCTTAGAGTTCCCGAGAACGATCGTGACGACGGACGCCAGCAACAGAGGTTGGGGAGCTCACTGTCTCCAATTCTCGGTCCAAGGGCAATGGAGTCAGGAAGAAAAGAAACACTCAATAAACTGGCTGGAGCTGAGAGCCATCAGGCTAGCACTCTTAAATCTCCGCTCTCAAGTGTCAGGCCGGGATGTCCTGATAAAGACGGACAATACAACAGCAAAGGCCCACGTCAACAGGCAGGGCAGTACGAGGTCCAGGTCCCTGTATCAGGAATCGATCCTTCTGATGAGTTGAGCAGAACGCCATCTGAAATCCATCACAGCCCACCATGTGAAAGGGGACCTCAACTCAGTTGCCGATTGGCTCAGCAGAGAGGATCTACTCCCAGGAGAATGGGCATTGAACATTCAAGTTTTCAAACAACTGACACGCAAGTGGGAGTCCCCAGTGGTAGATCTGTTTGCAGCACCTCTCAACGCAAAGCTAAACAGGTACATCACCAGGTTCCACTGCCGGACGGCGGTGGGGACAGATGCCCTGTCCTGCCAATGGCCAAGGGGCGTACTGTATGCCTTTCCTCCAATACCACTTCTAACGCAAGGGTTAAGGAGAATAAGAGAACAAAAGACAGAGGTCATCCTAGTGGCTCCCTACTGGCCAGGAAGACCGTGGTTTGCCGAGCTGGTTTCTCTAACCACGGACAGGCCGTGGCATCTACCAGTCGGGCCAGACCTGCTGCTCCAGGGACCAGTGCGTCACCCGAACCCAGCATGGTTTCAGCTAGCCGCATGGAGACTGAGCGGCGGTTGCTGAACGCACAGGGACTAACACAAAAGGTGGCTACTACCATCCTGGCCTCTCGACGTCCTTCCACAAACAGGATATACCAATATACATGA